One genomic region from Rosa rugosa chromosome 1, drRosRugo1.1, whole genome shotgun sequence encodes:
- the LOC133727162 gene encoding uncharacterized protein LOC133727162: MAAKYPVRSISLPSRSHPTTVRVEEELSRLQPWESTSSASTSDSICRGLSGLEELYDCVDDLLQMTSTQQLLSQHQQEKCMDELLDGSVKLLDICGITRDFMLQIKEHVFALQSALRRRKGDSSIETSIANYTSFSKKMKKDAKKLISQLKQANNKIGLSQPLEQDQHLAAVIRVLRQVCAKNMSIFQSLLVFLAVPVSKSNKWSLVSKLMHKGVVAFESQADINGHELDGVDSALSSLCKSAEVEKIQSAHKKLEALEDCIEGLESGLESVFKRLIKTRASLLNIISQ; this comes from the coding sequence ATGGCTGCCAAGTACCCTGTCAGATCAATCAGCTTGCCCTCAAGGTCTCACCCAACAACTGTTAGAGTTGAAGAAGAGCTCAGTAGGCTCCAACCATGGGAGTCAACTTCATCTGCTTCAACATCAGACTCAATCTGTAGAGGTCTATCTGGTCTTGAAGAGTTGTATGATTGTGTTGATGATCTTCTCCAAATGACATCAACCCAACAGCTACTCTCTCAACACCAACAAGAGAAATGCATGGATGAGTTGTTGGATGGATCAGTGAAGCTTCTAGACATATGTGGGATCACAAGGGATTTCATGTTACAAATCAAAGAACATGTCTTTGCTCTTCAATCTGCTCTTCGGAGAAGAAAGGGAGACTCAAGCATTGAAACTAGCATTGCCAACTACACTAGCTTCAGCAAGAAAATGAAGAAGGATGCCAAGAAATTGATCTCACAGTTGAAACAAGCAAACAATAAAATTGGATTATCACAACCTCTAGAGCAAGATCAGCATCTCGCCGCAGTGATTAGGGTTCTCCGACAAGTTTGTGCAAAGAACATGTCCATCTTCCAATCTctcttggtgttcttggctgTTCCAGTTTCCAAGTCAAACAAGTGGTCTTTGGTGTCAAAGTTGATGCACAAAGGAGTCGTAGCATTTGAATCTCAAGCAGACATTAATGGGCATGAGCTGGATGGTGTGGATTCTGCTCTATCCTCACTATGCAAATCTGCTGAAGTTGAGAAGATTCAAAGTGCACATAAGAAATTGGAGGCTTTGGAAGACTGCATTGAAGGCCTTGAGAGTGGTTTGGAGAGTGTATTTAAGCGCTTGATCAAAACAAGAGCTTCTCTTTTGAACATAATCTCACAATGA
- the LOC133727163 gene encoding uncharacterized protein LOC133727163: MTVATAASTQTKKLMKLGLSLFRWGFNSSKCKTAAKMAVARIKLLRNKRQVVVKQMRRDIASLLQKGEDATARIRVEHVIREQNVLAANEFIELFCELIVSRLQIIAKQRECPADLKEGIASLIFATPRCSEIPELVALRNIFEKKYGRDFVAAATDLRPGCGVNRILIDKLSVRTPTGEVKLKIMKEIAKEYQVDWDTTESEQELLKPPEETLDGPRTFVSATSLPVTTQSFESNKSETRLSSSSLRRTSGGGQRETSSTRRMSDGGERETSSFRRTSGGGERETRTSGGGERGHLQFADSASAAAAAAKSASDAMAAAQVAAFLANKDSNRASANEFKTLSSNSTGQQGPDSPALDSYDMDHQYEAEGKTHWAESLDRSYSSNNDVNHGGEGKNFVYRRYSYNAAPSENSGIKFDESDTDEEIEMEAPPSGNYQGPERPPPPVPSGTVRQDSLHRVHPKLPDYDTLAARFDALKHHHK; this comes from the exons ATGACCGTCGCCACCGCAGCCTCAACCCAAACCAAGAAGCTCATGAAGCTCGGCCTCTCTCTTTTCCGATGGGGCTTCAACTCCTCCAAATG CAAAACAGCGGCGAAGATGGCGGTGGCGAGAATAAAGCTGCTGAGGAACAAGAGGCAGGTGGTGGTGAAGCAGATGAGGCGTGACATTGCTTCTCTGCTTCAGAAAGGTGAAGACGCCACTGCTCGTATCCGG GTTGAACATGTGATTAGAGAACAGAATGTTTTGGCTGCCAATGAGTTCATTGAGCTGTTCTGTGAGTTAATCGTGTCTAGACTTCAAATCATCGCTAAGCAAAG GGAGTGCCCGGCTGATCTCAAAGAAGGGATTGCTAGCTTAATCTTTGCAACACCAAGGTGCTCTGAGATTCCGGAACTGGTGGCACTAAGGAATATCTTTGAGAAGAAATATGGAAGAGATTTCGTAGCTGCAGCTACTGATTTGCGACCTGGATGTGGTGTGAATCGCATT CTCATTGACAAGCTGTCTGTTAGAACCCCTACGGGTGAAGTAAAGCTGAAAATCATGAAGGAAATAGCGAAGGAATACCAGGTTGATTGGGATACAACAGAATCTGAACAAGAACTTCTCAAACCTCCAGAAGAGACTCTA GATGGACCGCGTACTTTTGTTAGTGCTACCAGCTTGCCTGTGACAACCCAATCTTTTGAGTCTAACAAGTCAGAAACCAG GCTTTCTTCCAGTTCGTTGCGCAGAACAAGTGGTGGTGGACAGAGGGAAACCAG TTCTACGCGCAGAATGAGTGATGGTGGAGAAAGGGAAACTAG TTCCTTTCGCAGAACAAGCGGTGGTGGAGAAAGAGAAACCAG AACAAGTGGTGGTGGAGAAAGGGGACATTTGCAATTTGCAGACTCGGCATCAGCTGCCGCAGCAGCTGCAAAATCTGCCAGTGATGCAATGGCGGCTGCACAAGTGGCTGCATTTCTGGCCAACAAAGACTCCAATCGGGCATCTGCTAATGAATTTAAAACCCTTTCGAGCAATTCCACCGGCCAACAAGGACCAGATAGTCCAGCTCTTGACTCTTATGACATGGATCATCAATATGAAGCTGAGGGAAAAACACACTGGGCGGAGAGTTTGGACAGGTCATATTCTTCAAACAATGACGTTAACCATGGAGGAGAGGGGAAGAATTTTGTCTATAGACGATACAGCTACAATGCTGCACCATCAGAAAATTCAGGTATCAAGTTTGATGAATCAGACACCGATGAAGAGATTGAAATGGAAGCACCTCCTAGTGGGAATTATCAAGGGCCCGAGCGTCCTCCACCACCAGTACCATCGGGAACTGTTAGGCAGGACTCACTTCATCGCGTTCATCCCAAATTGCCTGATTACGATACACTTGCTGCTCGCTTTGATGCCCTTAAGCATCATCACAAATAA
- the LOC133727164 gene encoding small ribosomal subunit protein eS30z/eS30y/eS30x: MGKVHGSLARAGKVRGQTPKVAKQDKKKKPRGRAHKRMQYNRRFVTAVVGFGKKRGPNSSEK; the protein is encoded by the exons ATGG GAAAGGTTCATGGTTCTTTGGCTCGTGCTGGTAAGGTGAGAGGCCAAACCCCAAAGGTGGCCAAGcaggacaagaagaagaagccccGTGGACGCGCCCACAAGCGCATGCAATACAATCGCCGTTTCGTCACCGCTG TGGTTGGCTTTGGCAAGAAGAGAGGACCCAACTCATCTGAGAAGTAG